TCGATCGATGTGGTGATGCGCGGTGTCGGAAGCCACGGTGCGGCTCCTGAAGCAGGCAAAGATCCGATCGTAATGGCGAGCGAGTTTGTTGTGGCGGCACAGACGATCGTAAGTCGGTCGATCCCTCCCGATCAGCCGGCAGTGGTGACCGTAGGGGACATTCACGGTGGCACAAAGCGCAACATCATTCCAGACGAAGTGAAGTTGGAGCTGACGACCCGCTGCTACAGCGAGGCTGTACGGCAGACGATCATCGAGGGTGTCCGACGCACAGCCAAGGGGATCGCCATCGCAGGCGGGGTACCTGACGACAGGACGCCAATCGTAACGGTGCTTGAGGGCGAGTCGACTCCGGCTACGGTGAACGATACGGCGCTTGCGGCACGACTCCAGAAGATATTTGTTGCGAAGCTTGGTGCCGAAAACGTGATCGAGAGAAAGCCAATTATGGGCAGCGAGGACTTCGGGATATTCAGCCTCGATCACAAGATTCCAGCGGTCATCTTCTGGCTCGGCGCCTATGATTCGGCGAAGGTGGCCGAGAGCGAACGCACTGGTGTGGCACTGCCTTCACCTCACTCTGCCTTCTTTGCTCCGTTGCCTGAGCCGACCCTCCGAACTGGTGTGACAGCGATGACTGACGCTGCGGTCGCGCTGCTGCAATAAAAGACTGACGCCGGTTGAGTGGGTCTCGGCGTCAGTCATGTG
This Tunturibacter gelidoferens DNA region includes the following protein-coding sequences:
- a CDS encoding amidohydrolase, translated to MRRRPALLASELRKVGYTVTERVGKYPDGSQAYGVVAILKNGAGPTLLVRTDLDALPVTEKTSLPYASSVRSKNPAGQDVGVMHACGHDIHITTMIGVARNMAALKSQWHGRLMLIGQPSEETIDGAKAMLADHLYERFGQPDLAIALHDANFAAGKVSVVSGPALASSTSIDVVMRGVGSHGAAPEAGKDPIVMASEFVVAAQTIVSRSIPPDQPAVVTVGDIHGGTKRNIIPDEVKLELTTRCYSEAVRQTIIEGVRRTAKGIAIAGGVPDDRTPIVTVLEGESTPATVNDTALAARLQKIFVAKLGAENVIERKPIMGSEDFGIFSLDHKIPAVIFWLGAYDSAKVAESERTGVALPSPHSAFFAPLPEPTLRTGVTAMTDAAVALLQ